The DNA segment TCTTGTAAGGTTCAATGGCTTTCATGTCCACTCTGTGTTCCTGGTCTCCGAAACGAAACACCCTCCAGCGTCGAccctcctccctttcctccgAGGCCGATAAGTCCTGAACCGACTCCACACCTTTCTGAAGCAGCTCGGTGGTTTTTGGTTTTGGGAGATCGTCTAAAGGAGAAGAcgcattttaaaacacacagcatGGATAATGTAGCCACTGGATCTGAGAGTTGCTTGGTTTAATCAAATTACATCTGTTTTGATTGAATTATTGCTTTGTGGTTCAATTAATTCTCGCTTAGTCTTCTATTAAGGTCAGCCTTTTCCTGAGGGAATATCTAAAATTTCATGGGAGAAATGATGAATGGAAATAACTTTCTCAGCCAAATGCGTCTAGTGACGCACTACTTCTTCAGATATGTGAGACATTCTGCTCTTTTTTGGGGGATATATAGCTTAATGATGAAGGAGTCATAAAGTCTAATGTTCAAATGATCATGTATGTAAAGCATGCAGCAGGcaatgatggaaaaaaaaagggaaaaatacaaccaaatcACACCACCACACTTTCATGAAGCTCTTCATTGAGCGGCACATTCCCTAAATATATCGAATACAGACGTTGATCAGGGTTTCTTATGTAGAGCGCATTCCACGTACGTATACGTACTTACAAGTCTGAGATCACAACTCttctatatgtatatacatttgAGCTGAAAATAAGTAAGTAATCAGGAGAAGTTCAAGTTCTGcttcagaaacagaaagaaaattgaTGTGTCGACAGACATACTGGTAACTTCATCACCAGTAGGTTTATCcttaattaaatcattttcGAGTAACTTATCAGATTCtaatttgtctctctctccgctaTCATcattacatatataaatatcacttatcattttcattataacaaccagtctgacagagcttaaatgtGATAGTTACTCCCACCGGTCATcccaaccagtcgaggcagatggccgcccacatcaagtctggttctgctagaggtttcttccgATTCATCAGGGAGTCTTTTCCCCCACAGTGCTTtagtgcttgctcattgtgggagctTCTGtatcatttttaaggtctcTGCCtaatatgtaaagtgccttgagataatgcttgttttactgttaaaatttaatttaacagtaAAAGAATATGGTGCAAATTCAGTGGTAAAATGAGAAACATAATATGGAGCACATTTTTATATTAGATGACAGGGCTGTAACGATTCTCCAAATCCACGATTCGCTTCGGACCTCGGTTTTAGAGCCACGGTTTGGTTCATACATCAACGTTTGGAGcagaaaagagaagaacacTAAAGAACATATTGGACTTGACTTCACATAAAACTacttaaacaaaaataaccaaagaaaaggaaaaaaagaggtgagggtgtgtgaatgtgggtcTCCCATAGTCTCAACGTCCAGAGTTCAACCTGTATATTTACAAAGTCTGTGTCAGTCTCCCTCACAAGCCCAACATAGTTCAGTCCAACCCagttcaaacaacaaaacacagataaaactaaaataatcccTTCTGGGTTTTACCGCAGCTTCATAAACCAACAACTCGGGAAAGTAAACGTGACACGCTTTTGCAAAGGTAAAACAGACGATTGCTCTGAAGCTACTagtttcttctgtgtgttggtTCAGATTATGCAGGCTTGTGATTAACGCTCATAGGCACACATGCAACAgactgcacctgctgctgtggcagagTGTGGGATTGGGCCGGGAGACGTCTTCACATATCTTCTGGACAACGATTTCGGTTCGATTTCGGTTCAAGAATCGttataatgtattaatttattgtGCCATTTCTTGTGATGTGCAATACCTTGTAAAATGTGACACAATGACCAATAATCAGCACAGATTAGCAAATGTAAAAATGGCACCAATCTGATGACCACAATTTAACCCATGTGTCGATATTGcttgattattttctcaaatgCAGGGAAATTTCAGGAAAAGTAAAGGAAAAATAACATGCACAAAAATACTGAGTGCAAATGAAAAGGTATGACACGTGAAACACCCACTGATTTGTTTGAACGACCGAAGACGGAAAATAATCTGGACAATAAGGGGTTGATTGACTTATGAAACAGGTGCTGTCCAAGAGACCTTACCACAAGGATAAGAGAAACCTGTTGCTGGCCTGCAGCCTGTATCCAGGCAGAGAACGGAAACAATTCTTccaagaggaaaagaggaaggcagcagtgtggaaacacaaaaaaacaacaaagcataTTTTAGCTACGCTTTAGGCAGACAGCTGCCTACCCAAACCTGTACAATCAAGAATGGAAATGCCAATAGCTCAGAGAACCGGGATATAAAAAAAGATACTTATATTTATATCACTTGCCAATAAATAAAGTacttttaatgaataaataataaaacattgcCTTGGACTTTTACCTATGGGTCCAAAGGTTAAAGGTTTCTTTGCAGTTCCCACCCAATCACGTCAATTTAAACTttgttgtttgacatttttttgtattaccTAAACAAACTAGAACAAGCAGGGTTAGTCTACTCTAAAAGTACTAATACTGTCAATACTATCATTGTCACCACATGATATAAAGAAGTCTTTACCTTCCCATTCAAACTCATTGCTGTTGTCTGAGGGTGTGTCAATGTCATCAAGGTCAAGCTCTGTACTTTCATCCAGCTCATCAGAGAGAAGCGAACCCTCACTGCGGTCAAACGTCAGGCTGATGTTCGGAGCTGAAAGCTTTTTCTTTGGCTTCTTGCCATGGTCCATTACATAATCTGGGGTAGATACCAAGACATTGATGGTCACCTTTGTTATAcaggttatgttttttaaaagcctaTTATAATAGAACACTTGGAAGTCTTTAATTTCAGGTATTGGGGACAAATCCAGAGTACTTGTGAAGTTTGCACAAATCAAGTGGCATCGTCCAGTGCTAGTTTTCACAACATAATTGTCTCCTTGTGTTACTTTCTCTCCCCAGTAGCGAAGCAAAAGAGTACTGCCTACGCAGATTTTGTACTCATGTTCTTTGTTGGGAAGACTCTCTTTTGATCTGGCTAACTCTGACTGCTGATGTCTAACATTAGTTTCAGCTGAACTTTTGAGTTCATTTTGGCACAAGGGAGACTGAACAACAAAGTACAGGAATGATTGCAGCAATGCAGTACCTCTCAAGGTACTCATGTCAGCATGTACATTTGAAGATAGACTTGACAATATCTTGACATGTccttaatataataatatctttaaatgCACCATATACTATTCTGTTTTCATTACCCGGGTCTCTCTCCTCAGACGTCCCAGCAAAAAGTTCATCTtcaagctcctcctcctctggtagGGGCCTAATAACAAAACAGGAGGTGTGATCAGGTTGTCAGTAGGTCTACGGTTCATGTgacttttaaaacacaaacatgcgACACAAAAGCTGTGAACCGTGAGCCATACTATTATCATCAATGACTGATTGAAACAATACCGTGGAAAGTCCTCATCCTGCCACTCTTCCTTAAGTTCCACTCCTTCCATGCGTAAGCGGGCTTCTGTTGTGGCGACTGACTCTTGGCGCTCAAAACTGGATAAGAAAGCACAAAAAAGGTTAAGTTTATGTTTAATGGTTTCTTTTTAAACTCACTGAAGGGCTCTCTTGTACTACAAATGTAGTAGTATCAAGAGCAGGGCGAGCAAAGATTATCTGTAACAAACTAAATCCGTATACGGTCTGTTATCTGTCAGCACTTGCTTGTGACTTGTACAATCCTAAAAGGATTATGGGGGGGAACACTGAAGTCCTATTGATCTACTTAGAGTCAAATGCAATTTCTGTTCTTGGGTTAATACCTCTGCTACAAAAACCTTTAAGACGTTACTGGTTATGAACATGAAAAAGATAATGGACACACTTGACTGTAGCGGCACAAAAGCACATAATTAACTCTGCAAATAAGAGTGGGGTTCTTCAGgtcataaattataaatatgataaattatGTTAACAAATGCTAAGTCTTAATTCTACCTGAAGTGTAACTCATGTACATGTAAACAAAGtttgggaaaaaacattttgcctTAAATGCAAACTTCAGATGCCTGCTGTCAAATAAAGGATAGtatctgcttttcattttgctgtGGCCAACCCTGCCCATTACTTAACATTACATAGAGTCAGGAAGGACCTTTGCTTGTGTCGACATACCAAGCAGCATGTGGTTCTTAACTGTGACAAGTACTCCAAAAAACAACCATGGCACCTTGTGGAACCAGGTACTGAGCAGACGCAGTGCCAATCACGACATGATTCTTAATCCTGACttgtgggtggctgtggctcaggaggggCCATTCACTCACAGGGAGGTCAGGCCCAATTTACCTGTTGGCTGTGCCATCGTAGTGTGAATGGATGAGTAAATTAGCAGCATTATACACAGCAGTAGTAACTGCAGTGTAAAGCACTGCGAGTGTTGAAGACTAACATGGGATATAAATGCAGTCCTTTTCCAGTTGTCTCCTCGAGAGTGAAGGCTTGCTGCTGGCCACATAATCAGATCAATGGCTGTTTGAAAAGCTTACGAGCTTGTGTTAAGGGCTTAGGCATAAACCATAAGGCTCCTTACGAATGCTGATTGAGGTATCTTTATCTTTGCTGTACAGAGCTCCCTTTGATGCATAAAGCACACACACGCCTGTTATTTGTGCTCCCAGACAATCAAACATTCAAGGCATTCGGTACTCAACATTTCATAAGGCATCAGTTTAGCTGTTTGCTTATGTATAGCGCTAATCACCACATTATATCTCAAACTCAAATGAGCGAGTTATGAGTGCCATAGGAATGTGGTTTCCTGGAAAGATAGCTTTGAAATCAAAGTGTGTTGGGGACCTGGCTGCATGGAAGTGGAATCAGCCACATTAGAGACTACAGGCGGAATAATGAAAAATAGgtcagttttaaaaaataaaataatgtactgataatgtaatgtaatgtacttAATGGTGACCTCAATTAAGACGCAGATCAGTGATTTGAGATCACTGATTGTGATTATGCTGACATCATGATATTTCACATATTAAATGCTAACCTctttaaagaaatgtcaaaaatatgGTAATTCTGTATAAAGATGATGATCTGATGAGTTGATCGATATGTTTAAGTTTAATGAggagtcatttttcttttctcatctgtcttCATGGTATCATATTGTTTGCTGTTACAACTCTTCTTATTATGTCCCATGTTCAAGATTAAAAGGGAAGGGAACGTTACTTTACCACAACCATAACCTTATATTTGCATTTAACTTCTTAATAACACTACAATACAAGCACTTTGGACTGGCACTAAGACAGTCGTGGGTTCCCATGGCATGGTCTACAGCTTATGAAAGTCTCCATGATACGCAAATCTGTTTGTGTCTAAAGAGCGACCCATTTTGGCCTAAGTGAAGCACTCTCCAAGTTGAATACTTCTGGTAATGAGGTTTAAAATCTATTCTGCCATCTTAATCTTTCAAACAAAGCTCAAGTATGTTCAGGAGAAGAAAGGTTGTTGAAGTGGCATCTCCATGATGTGAAAACTTGTATGTGCATTTCACTACAGGTTCCACTCTGGTTCAATTAGGATCACGTAGTCATCATCAGCTAAATGCTGTATATATGTGATGTTGCTCAGACACCATTACACACTATTACATCTATAAAATATCACgcaggaaattaaaaagccCTAAACACACAAGTTCTAAAACTCTgattccctgtttgtttttttagattgAATGAGAAAAGTGTTGAATCGactgagttttcatttttgatgtCCTAGCCTAGTCTTGTTATTTGTGAGACTAAATTATAATCGACTGAACAGATTTGTCTCTGCCCCCTTCATAAAGTTCAACAAGTCAATACCATACCAACCTCAGTGTAACTCGCTAAATTACCTGCTTTTCTGGACAGTCTAAAGACATGAACATGCCAAAAGGTTTGGATATCTCCTCCCTTAATGGGAAGGGCCCAGCATAGCTAATACCAGCAATTAGCACTGGTGTCAGGCTGGAGGAGGGCTGGCAGTGACATGTCAAATAACTTTCACATGCAGCGCATTGGAAAACACTCACAGACACTTAGTCACACAGTCATTTAGATCCGGTGCTGGAGTCTGGACGGAGGAGATCGTATGTTTAAGTCGCACAACACgcatgaaagaaaaagaaaatgtccacatATACAGACCTTCCAATGGGTCCAGGCGGTGAACGTGGCTGGGGCAGGCTCACCGGGGTAGAGCTTCTTGCTCCAGGCTGTTTCTGCTCGTTGTCTGGAGTCGTCCTTTCCTGTGGCGTACCTCTTGTTTTGGCTGGACTCTCTAGAAGTGCCTCTTCGCCATTTTTGACAGGAGGCACCGGGCTACTTTGTAaatcctccacttcctccccatTGCCTTCTCCCGACACCCCAGAAGGCGAGGGGCTGGAGGCCAGTTTGTCTCCCCGCTCATCGTGAGTCGTCCTGGGTGTGACACAGTCTGGGTTGCTATTGTTCAAATTCATATCACCTACCCCCTTTAGCACGGCTTCACTCTCTATCACGTCCGATGCCATGAACCTGTCCTGTGGCTGGGGCGGGTTGGGCGCGGAGAGAGTCCGTCAGTGACACGTTTATAACACCGATCTGATCGTCGCTTTAAATCAGTCAGATGATCGCTCTACCTGACTTGCACAACTTCTCGAGAAGTTTGAGGCTACCGTGCTAGCTCTTCCCCGCTGTACAGCTAGCCGGGTGGGGGGGTGACCGATGCTGACAGCCAGCTACGCCATCTAACTGCGATTTCTCAAGAAACCAAAACCGTGCTAAATGTCACCCGGGGCTAAGCAGAAAGTCACCTCTTCTGCATGCGTCACACGGTGAACTCGGGAGTCGGGACAAAAAGTGCGCTGGCTTTGCATAAGCGGCGGCGCGCGGTGATCCAACTTATCagcttccttcctccctccgaGTCACACTGTCC comes from the Hippoglossus stenolepis isolate QCI-W04-F060 chromosome 5, HSTE1.2, whole genome shotgun sequence genome and includes:
- the bnip2 gene encoding BCL2/adenovirus E1B 19 kDa protein-interacting protein 2 isoform X1; amino-acid sequence: MASDVIESEAVLKGVGDMNLNNSNPDCVTPRTTHDERGDKLASSPSPSGVSGEGNGEEVEDLQSSPVPPVKNGEEALLESPAKTRGTPQERTTPDNEQKQPGARSSTPVSLPQPRSPPGPIGSFERQESVATTEARLRMEGVELKEEWQDEDFPRPLPEEEELEDELFAGTSEERDPDYVMDHGKKPKKKLSAPNISLTFDRSEGSLLSDELDESTELDLDDIDTPSDNSNEFEWEDDLPKPKTTELLQKGVESVQDLSASEEREEGRRWRVFRFGDQEHRVDMKAIEPYKRVISHGGYYGDGLNAIIVFAVCFMPESNQPNYRYIMDNLFKYVIGTLELLVAENYMIVYLNGATSRKKMPTVGWLRKCYQQIDRRLRKNLKSLIIVHPSWFIRTLLALTKPFISTKFSQKIKYVYSLTDLAGLVPMEYVSIPDCIKQFDDEKNRNSRKRYLHFHPGSVSVFFLELDRFTGWPMLALLCCQHLCLSTCTNMKNWILQDKRCRI
- the bnip2 gene encoding BCL2/adenovirus E1B 19 kDa protein-interacting protein 2 isoform X2, encoding MASDVIESEAVLKGVGDMNLNNSNPDCVTPRTTHDERGDKLASSPSPSGVSGEGNGEEVEDLQSSPVPPVKNGEEALLESPAKTRGTPQERTTPDNEQKQPGARSSTPVSLPQPRSPPGPIGSFERQESVATTEARLRMEGVELKEEWQDEDFPRPLPEEEELEDELFAGTSEERDPDYVMDHGKKPKKKLSAPNISLTFDRSEGSLLSDELDESTELDLDDIDTPSDNSNEFEWEDDLPKPKTTELLQKGVESVQDLSASEEREEGRRWRVFRFGDQEHRVDMKAIEPYKRVISHGGYYGDGLNAIIVFAVCFMPESNQPNYRYIMDNLFKYVIGTLELLVAENYMIVYLNGATSRKKMPTVGWLRKCYQQIDRRLRKNLKSLIIVHPSWFIRTLLALTKPFISTKFSQKIKYVYSLTDLAGLVPMEYVSIPDCIKQFDDEKNRNSRKRIDQDMHGKVEIAAAAVPE
- the bnip2 gene encoding BCL2/adenovirus E1B 19 kDa protein-interacting protein 2 isoform X6, translating into MASDVIESEAVLKGVGDMNLNNSNPDCVTPRTTHDERGDKLASSPSPSGVSGEGNGEEVEDLQSSPVPPVKNGEEALLESPAKTRGTPQERTTPDNEQKQPGARSSTPVSLPQPRSPPGPIGSFERQESVATTEARLRMEGVELKEEWQDEDFPRPLPEEEELEDELFAGTSEERDPDYVMDHGKKPKKKLSAPNISLTFDRSEGSLLSDELDESTELDLDDIDTPSDNSNEFEWEDDLPKPKTTELLQKGVESVQDLSASEEREEGRRWRVFRFGDQEHRVDMKAIEPYKRVISHGGYYGDGLNAIIVFAVCFMPESNQPNYRYIMDNLFKYVIGTLELLVAENYMIVYLNGATSRKKMPTVGWLRKCYQQIDRRLRKNLKSLIIVHPSWFIRTLLALTKPFISTKFSQKIKYVYSLTDLAGLVPMEYVSIPDCIKQFDDEKNRNSRKRFKI
- the bnip2 gene encoding BCL2/adenovirus E1B 19 kDa protein-interacting protein 2 isoform X5, producing MASDVIESEAVLKGVGDMNLNNSNPDCVTPRTTHDERGDKLASSPSPSGVSGEGNGEEVEDLQSSPVPPVKNGEEALLESPAKTRGTPQERTTPDNEQKQPGARSSTPVSLPQPRSPPGPIGSFERQESVATTEARLRMEGVELKEEWQDEDFPRPLPEEEELEDELFAGTSEERDPDYVMDHGKKPKKKLSAPNISLTFDRSEGSLLSDELDESTELDLDDIDTPSDNSNEFEWEDDLPKPKTTELLQKGVESVQDLSASEEREEGRRWRVFRFGDQEHRVDMKAIEPYKRVISHGGYYGDGLNAIIVFAVCFMPESNQPNYRYIMDNLFKYVIGTLELLVAENYMIVYLNGATSRKKMPTVGWLRKCYQQIDRRLRKNLKSLIIVHPSWFIRTLLALTKPFISTKFSQKIKYVYSLTDLAGLVPMEYVSIPDCIKQIDQDMHGKVEIAAAAVPE